One stretch of Hevea brasiliensis isolate MT/VB/25A 57/8 chromosome 12, ASM3005281v1, whole genome shotgun sequence DNA includes these proteins:
- the LOC131171251 gene encoding F-box/FBD/LRR-repeat protein At1g13570-like, translated as MTTTTFCSSRSVSDSISELPNDIINQILMRLPQKDAVRTCILSTKWRYKWLAVPQLVFDYPSNYKLSPTEKNKLATAIYQALLLHHGHLIKFSFSVTDLDHKNSSDMNHWLHFLSKKVSISLNGMAEIAKYFKDKKTSNLIEMASSIPAIEELAVENYFLKFLAMGGVQNRLTKTLQHLRILHLSGICFEKIEEVSCALCLIRSSPNLEKLTIKALRETNVVMKAVVEHLRVEDFLDCSLDQLRVAKMQLISGVRPELEFMKFLLATSTRLEKFEILPIQGKSFNCGFQRLKELIRFRRASAKAEIIYLDPDDLDK; from the exons ATGACCACGACCACCTTTTGCAGTTCAAGGTCTGTTTCAGATAGTATCAGTGAACTACCAAACGACATAATAAATCAAATTCTGATGCGACTACCGCAGAAGGATGCAGTAAGGACATGCATCTTATCAACAAAATGGAGATATAAATGGTTAGCAGTTCCACAACTTGTATTTGATTATCCCAGCAACTATAAGTTGTCACCAACAGAGAAGAATAAGCTTGCAACAGCTATTTACCAAGCTTTATTACTCCATCATGGACATCTTATCAAGTTCAGCTTCTCTGTTACGGATTTGGATCACAAAAACTCTTCTGATATGAATCATTGGTTACATTTCCTGTCCAAGAAAG TTTCAATTTCATTGAATGGGATGGCTGAAATTGCCAAGTATTTCAAGGACAAAAAAACATCTAATTTGATAGAGATGGCTTCTAGTATACCTGCAATTGAGGAATTGGctgtagaaaattattttttgaag TTTTTGGCCATGGGAGGTGTACAAAACAGGCTTACAAAGACTTTACAACACCTTAGAATTCTTCATCTATCTGGGATCTGTTTCGAAAAGATTGAAGAGGTCTCCTGTGCTCTTTGCTTGATTAGAAGCTCACCCAACTTGGAAAAACTAACAATCAAG GCACTCAGAGAGACAAATGTTGTGATGAAAGCTGTAGTAGAACATTTGAGAGTTGAAGACTTCTTAGATTGTTCATTAGACCAGCTCAGGGTTGCGAAGATGCAGCTCATTAGTGGTGTGAGGCCAGAATTGGAGTTCATGAAGTTTTTACTGGCTACTTCTACTAGGCTtgagaaatttgaaattttgcccattCAAGGGAAGAGCTTTAATTGTGGATTTCAAAGATTGAAAGAGTTGATACGATTTCGACGAGCTTCTGCAAAAGCTGAAATCATTTACTTGGACCCTGATGACCTAGACAAATAG